GTCACGGATATATTAATCCCTCTGAAGCAAACAGGGTTAATGAATTAGCAGAAGCATTTTTTACCGCCAATCTTTAATATCTACTTACGGGCAGGCGCCAGGAGAAATCTTCTCAAGTAGCTGTTTAATCTCTGCAGGAGATTTGACGTAATAAAGTTCTCCTTTTACCTTGCGAATATACGCTTCAATTTCATAATTCAACGTTCCTTTCAAGAACGGTGCATAAGCAATAACCGAAAACGGAATTGCTTGACCTGCCCTGACCTCTGGATGGATGGCGTTTTTCTTTGCCTGGACCTCAGGCTTCTCCCCTACAAAAAGTTTATACAGGTAAAATCCATACACTAACTCGCCAAGAGCACCCAAACTATTTCCTAACATCAAAACAACATCTCCAAAAATGCAGTGCGTTAGGTCTTGCTTATACCAGTTTTGAGTATCAATTACTTTATCAAAAACGTGCTTACCATTCACTTGTGCATCCAGGTATGGTTGCAAATGTTTTATGCCAAAATCAGTATCGGAAAGAGGAACCGTTCCATAAACGTGTTTCCCACCGAATTCCTTATACTTTTTAGCAACTTCAAATGAAACGCCCCTATCGGGAAGAAGAACAATCTCAACGTTTGATTGCTGCAACGCTTTTGCAATTTCTTCTATTTGTCGACGAAACGAGCTTTCTGGAATCTTCAGTAAAGAAAAGTAATGAAATTTCAAGTCCCCTGCTCCGATGAGGCATACCCGCAAAGGAGAGGGGCATGCAGAATCCGGCGTTGCCAACGTTCCAACCCTGTCGTTTCAGCCTTCTCGCTTGAGCTCTTCAATGCGCTGCTCAATAAATTCAAGCGTGCGCGTATTGTCCTGCTCGTGCATGAGGCTGCTGCACTCTGGACACGTGAAATTGAACTCGACCGCCTTATCAAAATTCATGCGCAAACAGGCATTCTTGCACATGAAATACGTGTTAGCCTCTTCGTTCCTTTTTCGCTCTTCAAGCTTTTGGATCTTGGCGAGTCGAATTTTCTCGGCCAGGTATGGGATCATGTGTTCATTGAAGTCCCAGTAGCAAATGTACCAGCCCTTAATCTTATCCTTCTTTCTTAAGAACTGGACAATGTTGTGTTCTAAGAGCTTGTAGAGCAGATGCCTCGTCTTGTTGATTTCCAAGTCGAGCTCTTCTGCAATGATGAACTCGGAAATACGCTTCTTTCCTCGCAAGTAGAAGACAATGTCAAGCGCTTCTTCCCCGACGAGTTCAGTAACTACCTTGGTGATCTGCTCCTTATTTGTTTCTTTCTTTACCTTCGCAGCGTCTTGCTGGACGGTGACATCGTATAGGCTGTATTGGTTTGGCATAGGTATCCCCCCACGGCATAAAGCTCACTACTACTTGCATAGCTGAGCCTTTCTCTCAACAAATTTGCTTCCGAACGCGAAATGATGCGTCCGGGCAAAACCCCCGTTGACTAACTCCTTTTCTGCAACTGCCCCTTTATAAAGTTTTCGGTTGTTTGCAAGAAAAAAATATACTAAGCATGAGGAAAAAACGCTACCAATAGTGGAAAAAAACCATTCGCTAAAGATTTTTTGGCAACGCTCAAATAAGACGTTCACCAGTTTCTTTGTTCACAATATGAATAACGTTCACCGGGCACGCCTTTGCCGCCTCCATATTTGCCTCCAGCGCGTCATCATCAAACTCAGGAATCTTCACAATAGGCTTCCCATCATCCTGAATTTCCCACACTTCTGGCAGAACTGCAGCACACGCAGCAGCACCAATACACGCCTCCCTATCAAACTCAATTTTGTACTTTCCCATAACGGTACCACCTCAAATAAACAAAAGAGACGCCATCACCCAGTATATAAACTTTTTGATGAATGGAGAGAACCATGCGCACCAAGCAAGACAAAAAAGAAGAAAGAAGATACTAACAAAGCACAGTTGTTCTAAAAATGCCAAGAACATAAACAACCAAGAAAAAAAACAACTGCCCCGTCCGGGATTTGAACCCGGGTCGCCGCCTCGAAAGGGCGGAATGATTGGCCGGACTACACCAACGGGGCCTGCAAGAACAACCTGCAACGAATAACGCCTCGCTTCAGAGCTTCTGTAGTTTTTAAATAGGTTTCTATTCCATTACCTCTCTTAAGAGCTCAGGAAAAATAATGGGCCTGCGGGGATTTGAACCCCGGACCACTGGCTCTCCTGCGAACACCAACCAACGACGCGTGAAGCGAAACGAATGGTTGGAGGGTCATATAAGACCAGCGCTCAAACCAGGCTAAGCTACAGGCCCTGAGCAAGAATCCTCTTGGGTGGACGCGTGTTTTTAAGCGTTTCGACAAAAAGAGTGATTGCCGCCCCGCACCCTAAGCACCAGTCAACCTTGCTTGTGCAAAGGCGTGAAAAATTCTTCTGCCTCCGCGGCAAGATCATGACGTACATCGCGAAGTACGCGCCCTCGCGCTCAACAAGCACGCTTCAGCAGTACCCCCGCCACACAAACTCTTCGGGCCGAGGACCCGTGGACACGCCAACAACCCGGCCGTTCGTTATCTTTTCAAAATCAGCAATGGCCTTCTGTAATGAATAAGGAAGCTCGTTTTCTTCCTGAACTCCTGCAATACGCTCAAAGCCACGATACGTCCTTACTTCTGGGACCAACGAATTCAAATAATCAGGGTCGGGGTCAAATACTTCCCGTAAGTGACCGTCCGGTGTTCGGTACGCTGTCGCAATAGAAAACGAGTCCAAGCCCCCTGCACAATCAACTTTGGTGAGAATCATTGCACGACCATTCACCATGACCGCGAACTTAGCAGCAGGAGCGTCTGTCCGACCAATCCTCCTCGCCCGACCGGTCGTGGCGCCATACTCCTTCATGTGAAGGCGAAGCCCGATGTTTTGCTCAAGAGGGTCTTTGCTCGAAACGAGCGCAAGAATGTTCGGATGGTAAGAATCGAACCGGACGCGTTCCCTGCCCGTCACGCGGTCACGTTCACGCTCATAAGGAACACCTGCACGCTCGAGCTCGTCAACAACTCGAGGAACAGGATCGCTCGTGCAATACTCTTTGGAAATGACACCGCCAATCTCTGTTGGAAAAGGGCCATTCCCCACCCGCGTCATGAACGGAAATTTTACAAGACCCAAACAAACATCAATTGCTTTCGCAGAAATGCCCAAACCAGAAGCGGTGCCGTTGATAGACGGATCTGAACTGGTCACGTACGGATGCGTGCCAAACAAAACACTCAAGAGAAACCCCTGCGCTCCTTCAATCACAACTCGCTTCCCCTCACTCAACGCAGAATGCAAAAATTCATCAGTGTTGCAGACGATTCCCTCCAGCCGCTCTCTCATATCAACAAGTCGCTCGTACAAGGCTGACGCGTCCCTGGTCAACCCGCTTTCCTGCGCGCGCGAAAGCTTTCTCCAAAGTGTATTCGGCACGACCAAATCTCCTATGCGAAAGGTGTGGTGCCGCGAGGTCAGCGACGTGTAGCAAGGACCAACACCCTTCCCTGTTGAGCCAATCCCGTTATCTTGCTGCGAAACGTTACCCTTGTCTTGCTCTTTATGCCAAGGCATAATCATGAGCGCATCCTTCGAAACGCGAATCCCGCTTATAGGAATGTCATTATTCACAACATCTTCAAGTTCTCTAACAAGCTTTTCAGGATCAATCGCCATCCCCCTTCCTAAAATGAACTGCTTCCCCTCTCTCAAGGACGGAACAGGACTGGGAAGAAGATTTTGCACGACCTCACGGCCGCCCCACCAGGTCGTGTGCCCAGCATTTGGCCCGCCTGTTCCCCGTGCGATAATGTCAGCCCAGCCGGACAACATGTGAACGACCTTGCCTTTCCCCGTATCTCCCCACTGGTTGCAAAGAACAGCCACAACTTGTTTGTCCTTCAAAAAAGCGTCTATTGATTTCATCCTTGT
Above is a genomic segment from Candidatus Woesearchaeota archaeon containing:
- a CDS encoding ferredoxin, whose protein sequence is MGKYKIEFDREACIGAAACAAVLPEVWEIQDDGKPIVKIPEFDDDALEANMEAAKACPVNVIHIVNKETGERLI
- a CDS encoding adenylosuccinate synthetase; amino-acid sequence: MKSIDAFLKDKQVVAVLCNQWGDTGKGKVVHMLSGWADIIARGTGGPNAGHTTWWGGREVVQNLLPSPVPSLREGKQFILGRGMAIDPEKLVRELEDVVNNDIPISGIRVSKDALMIMPWHKEQDKGNVSQQDNGIGSTGKGVGPCYTSLTSRHHTFRIGDLVVPNTLWRKLSRAQESGLTRDASALYERLVDMRERLEGIVCNTDEFLHSALSEGKRVVIEGAQGFLLSVLFGTHPYVTSSDPSINGTASGLGISAKAIDVCLGLVKFPFMTRVGNGPFPTEIGGVISKEYCTSDPVPRVVDELERAGVPYERERDRVTGRERVRFDSYHPNILALVSSKDPLEQNIGLRLHMKEYGATTGRARRIGRTDAPAAKFAVMVNGRAMILTKVDCAGGLDSFSIATAYRTPDGHLREVFDPDPDYLNSLVPEVRTYRGFERIAGVQEENELPYSLQKAIADFEKITNGRVVGVSTGPRPEEFVWRGYC